Part of the Hippoglossus stenolepis isolate QCI-W04-F060 chromosome 4, HSTE1.2, whole genome shotgun sequence genome is shown below.
agatttttgtctttttatatcaATAatcaagcttttattttaatgaactTGAATCTTACAGATGGGCGTGCTCTGTCGCTGGACATCGACCAATCAGCAGGTAACCCTGCTGCTCTCGCCATGGCCATCCTCAAGTCCACTAAAACAATATGTGGCGGCCCCCAGGTCCCCCTGGTCATCATCAGCCAGCCGCTCGCCTCACCAATCACAGGCCAGAGCAGCAGTGGCCCCCAAGTGCTGCAGGAGAGACCAGATGGGCCCCCTCCTGACATCGAGACTGAGGTGGTTTTAGAATCGATTCAAAATCGATCACCAGATTTGATCCAGTCCTCTTCACacatgacatcacttcctgtggttAATGATCAGCCAATTGGTGAGCTCACAGGTGAATCATTGAACGTCAGTGAAGATCTGGCTACACCTGAAGAAGAACCAGCTGTGGATGTAAGTGTGAGATCAATACTGATCAATACATCACTGTCGCGTCACTCCCCCTTTATGAACTAATCTCTGATCGATGTGATTATCCATTGATTGATTAAAGGTTTATTATTTGTCGTCAGATGACTGTGCTCATCATGAGAGAGCACGGACAGGTAAggtaaaaacaggaagtgaccagTGAAAAACAAGCCGTTTTCAGAGATGTCCTGCAGATGATCTCTGGAAAATTGGCTCCAGATTTTCTCCACAgattgtctttcacacatgaagccAACAACTTGTCTATTAGACTCTGTCCCAACTGGACTTTTTAAGGAAGTTTTtcccctaattgacagttccaAGTTccagtgaagtgtttgagtccataaaacactgatgaggtttcaggggtaaactgtgttagagcagaatccaatacaactgaagtaaatggtgacctcttcttcagacataaaaaacacaacatgcctccatactgtttgtgtggtgtcatcGGAACCCCAACTCTTGaatgaagcaggaggagattCTCTGCTAAGACTCGCTtaaaacaaatcctccgcaggattcagttaaggggtggagcagcagacatgCAGGAAGTATTTTGCTGCGGAGATCTTGCGTTTTTGTTTATAGCATGAACACCGGCATCCCCTCACATTTAccatttgttgctgttgtgaatgtgtcgaCAGTGTTGTGCATTTATGAATTGAAAACTGGGGAAAATCCAGACCCAGTTCTGTTGGGATGTCACgacatgtctgaaaaacagcttttgtgtttttcagaaatcgttgatgaagagagaaactgttgaagatgaagatgagacgAGGAGTCGACCAGGTGAGACGTCTGAAATCTACACAAACCAATTAGGGACAAAAGAATTCAGAAGTGAaattcacatttacaaaaaatgtaCAATCAATTCCCTAGGGGCCCCTCTGTCAGGAGGGATCCTGACAGAGGGGCCCCACTGACAGGATTCCCACTGATAGGGGCCCCATTAACCATTGAGGtgatggtttgtgtgttttgtgtatataATAAAAACCCTGTGTGTTGGTGCAGGGCTGACTgatgaccagcagagggaggcagagcggaggaggaggagggagttgTACAGACAGAAGAGGTTTTTCTGTGAACTGTGTAACAAAGGTTTTCATCAGAAACATCAGCTGAACAAACATGCGTCGTGTCACCTGAAGCCGTTTCCATGCAGCTTGTGTGATAAAGGTTTCTACAAAATCACCACGCTGCACAAACACCAGCTGAGCCACCAGCTGAGGGCGGCGCAGGAGAATGACCCCGACAAGCTGCTGCGTTGTGACCAGTGCGACAGGAAGTTCAGACTTCTGCGACAGCTCAGAGCCCACCAGGCTGCCCACCGGCTCGAGAAGACGCCACTTGGCTGCTACGCCTGCGACCgcaccttcacctcctctaGTGCTCTCCGCTATCACGAGTTGTCGCACGCCAAAGTCAAGCCCTTCATGTGCGACGTCTGCGGGAAGAGTTTCACACGGAAGAAGAGCCTCCGAGAGCACCAGACCGTTCACACCGGTGCCCGCCCGTACATGTGTCAGACTTGTGGGAAGAGCTTCTCCACCGCCAGCAACCTTCGCGTTCACAAGAGATCACATTCAGATGAGCGACCGTTCAAATGCAGCGAGTGCGACAAGGCCTTCAAGTGTCGCATGGGTCTGCTGCAGCACGCCATCGTCCACTCTGGAGAAAAACCCTTCATGTGTCAGACCTGCGGCCTAAGCTTCGGACTCAAGTACAACCTGCAAAGACACCTGCGGCTGCACAATGGAGAGAAACCTTTCAggtaataacaacaacacaacaacagtaaCACAAGAAggtggttagggttagagttaggagttctacatttataaataagaCTCAGACCAAAGACATGGGTTGACACGTGTTCAATAATCCTTGCGCCATCTATGGCAAAGGTTGGTGTTAGgcaataacaacatttttactgaagcaataacaaaacaaatattttgttcatatttgtaacttcctccttcactttctgTTGTGTCTCAGGTGTGATCAGTGCGGGGAGGGGTTCACCGGGACCTGGGCTCTGAAGACTCACATGCTGGTTCACGGAGTGGAGAAGCCATTCATGTGTGATTTGTGTGGGAAGACGTTTTTCTACAACTGTCAGTTGCAGAAACACCAGCAGCTGGTTCATCACAGTAAAGACGGAGGGATGGACAGAGGGAAGGGAAGACGCAGTTCGTCCGGGGTCAAACCATTCTGCTGTAAAATCTGTCTGAagagcttcagcagcagcaccacgCTGAGGACGCACGAGAAGAGTCATGCAGAGAACAAGCAGTTCACCTGTGACACCTGTGGGAAGTCGTTCCACCTACGACACATGTACCTGTACCACATGAGGCAGCACAGCGGCGACCGGCCGTACGTCTGCGGCATCTGTCAGAAAGGGTTTCTGCTCTCGTCACAGCTGAAGCAGCACCAACTGCTGCACACTGGAGTCAAACCTCACCGGTGTGAACAGTGTGGGAAAGAATTCAGGACGCCACAGAACTACCACCGCCACCTGCTGGTCCACACTGGAGAGAAACCCTATCAGTGTGTGGTGTGCAGCAGGAAGTTCAGGCAGTCCAACCAGCTCAAGTCTCACATGCAGATCCACACGGGCGTGAAGCTCTACTCCTGTGACCGCTGCAGTCAGGGCTTCTCCGACTCTCGGCAGCTCAAGAAACATTGTTGTGGAGACGACGGCCTGAACGACCTCGAGTCCGgcaacaaacagaggaaacacagggaCGAGTTCCCATGGACACAAGAGTTTACAAACAGTAACAGCTGAAAGGTTTCTTAGAGATCAATAAAGATTTGGGATAAATGGCCTCAATCTGCGTCAGCCATGACTTCAATGAAAGATGGACCACATGACAGCTCCATcaccccctggtgtctggctgcagtataggtcataaacctcctccatgttagcagatgggacctggaccaaacaaaaaaaatcaatgacgacgtttaataaatgtttgtcaaagatgtttctgtcatttcaggtcgttcttatctcactgatgttggttcaagtgtttctgatcagtttggtttgaattagttatttgatgatataaaaacaggctgagacgtcatgattggTCGAATCCATTCCACGACCTTTACTGCACAGACTGACTGCAAATTACATCATCAACACAAGATAGCAGCATTGGTATCGGAcgtatcgtccatctttatatacattcacTGATTGTATACATAGTGattgatcgtctttatatagatttatttaaatagcatcagtgtgagaagagaacacttgttttctttgtgtttatattacttttgttttatttttttatgatagAAACGAATTTCCAGAGAAATATTTTCCTCTGAATGATTCAGTTCATGtgaataatgaaacatttcatttgttttgatcgATCACATTCGCttgtatgtttataaatatgtttttctcataaaataaataaacatctagtttcagaaagtgtttttgtttgtgatgctGAAGAGATTATTTCGATGGTAATGAAAATAGATGTTAAttcttttaaatacaaatgacttGTAAAGTGTGAAATGAACAAAGAAGATCCAACAAAATCTCAGGATTTTAGAAAGATCATCAAACatgatcatttaatttaaagcttGGATTTGTACAAATACTTTCCAGTCAAATGAAAGACTTTGgtgcaggaaataaaactgattcaaatcaaataatatcTTAATACACTGAAGAAACTGCAGaagaaaagttgtgaacttcatataaaaatatcattttgttttccaaTCATCaatattgatcatgtctgggATTTACGACGCTCCTGAAGGCAGCGCCGAGACTGTGTGACGCATGCGCACAAACAGGCGATTCACGCGGGTTCTCAGTGTTAGCAGGAAGAGTTCCGGTAAACACGGTTCTGCTCCGGTTCTCGTCCGGTAAACACGGTTCTGATTCGGTTCTCGTCCGGTAAACACGGTTCTGCTCCGGTGAGTGACCGTCAGGCCCGGGACTGAAGCCCGGGTTTCGACGCTGAGCTGAACCGAGGAGCTGCTTCGGTTCCGCGGTGAGTCTGAAGTTCTTGTTGTTATGGTTAGCGGTGTTAGCCtgaagctaacgttagcatcaGCTGACGCTAAGTTTAGTAGCATTGCGCGGGggtttcacctttgacctttcagtCCAGTTATATAAACCTAGTTAAACTTTATTGAAACataattaaactttatttaaatcgTCGTTTGTGACCAACAGCCGCGTCAGCAGCAACTGATGCTGCCTTCAGGAAAACTCGGGATTGTCCTGACTTCTAGAAAAGTTCCTGATGAGCTCGTGACAGGTCTTCATGATCAATCCCTATTTCTGTCATCAGCTGAATGGACAGTCACACAAActgtcactttaaccctgatccTGACTGTGTGggtcacgtctcgtgttgtgtagcagatAAACTGCATGTGCACATAATGTTGGACTCCTTTTTTCcagtgtgtttaaatacgtgtcgTATACACTATATGGACAAAAGTACTGGGACACCTACAGGAGCTTTTATGACTTATTCTAAATCCATCGGCATTAATAAGGAGCTGGTCCCCTCtttgcagcagcttcactcttcTTCAACACTCtggattgtgtctgtgtgaatttctgctccttcctccaGAAGATATTTGTGAGACACTGACCCTGGACCAGAGGGCTCAGACTCTCCCTTCTAGTTCAGTGACGGGGTTGAGCTCAGGGCTCTGTGGGGCCAGTCCAGCTCGTCAACTCCAAACTCACCCAGCCGAGC
Proteins encoded:
- the LOC118106554 gene encoding oocyte zinc finger protein XlCOF6-like; translation: MAAVRSFCGQTELIMAAAVECVVCVLQETLGHTDREDTGIQLNTVLSVMSREAVRKICRVFTELYVSLEKENKACKDEVKHLKSELKSQENFAAKNCQTQTLYKIKPADGRALSLDIDQSAGNPAALAMAILKSTKTICGGPQVPLVIISQPLASPITGQSSSGPQVLQERPDGPPPDIETEVVLESIQNRSPDLIQSSSHMTSLPVVNDQPIGELTGESLNVSEDLATPEEEPAVDKSLMKRETVEDEDETRSRPGLTDDQQREAERRRRRELYRQKRFFCELCNKGFHQKHQLNKHASCHLKPFPCSLCDKGFYKITTLHKHQLSHQLRAAQENDPDKLLRCDQCDRKFRLLRQLRAHQAAHRLEKTPLGCYACDRTFTSSSALRYHELSHAKVKPFMCDVCGKSFTRKKSLREHQTVHTGARPYMCQTCGKSFSTASNLRVHKRSHSDERPFKCSECDKAFKCRMGLLQHAIVHSGEKPFMCQTCGLSFGLKYNLQRHLRLHNGEKPFRCDQCGEGFTGTWALKTHMLVHGVEKPFMCDLCGKTFFYNCQLQKHQQLVHHSKDGGMDRGKGRRSSSGVKPFCCKICLKSFSSSTTLRTHEKSHAENKQFTCDTCGKSFHLRHMYLYHMRQHSGDRPYVCGICQKGFLLSSQLKQHQLLHTGVKPHRCEQCGKEFRTPQNYHRHLLVHTGEKPYQCVVCSRKFRQSNQLKSHMQIHTGVKLYSCDRCSQGFSDSRQLKKHCCGDDGLNDLESGNKQRKHRDEFPWTQEFTNSNS